A single window of bacterium DNA harbors:
- a CDS encoding queuosine precursor transporter, translated as MRTRRDTLFLILGGFFLTNAILGELIGGKLFYLFPPDFTVKLGLLEIGPFLMSVGVIPWPIVFLTTDLVNEYYGKRGVRQLTFLGVGMIAYAFLVLFAALAIPATDFSPVSGAAFKQVFGQSLWIIVGSLAAFALSQLTDVLIFHAFRKRTGAGRLWLRATGSTVFSQLVDTIVILGIAFYLPGKLSGQQFLSIAVTQYLYKFTVAVLLTPLIYAGHSAAERFLGPDLAHEMAQEAAQQSGSA; from the coding sequence ATGAGAACCCGCCGCGACACGCTCTTCCTCATCCTCGGCGGCTTCTTCCTCACCAATGCGATCCTCGGCGAGCTGATCGGGGGCAAGCTCTTCTACCTGTTCCCACCGGACTTCACGGTCAAGCTGGGCCTGCTCGAGATCGGCCCCTTCCTGATGTCCGTGGGCGTCATCCCCTGGCCGATCGTCTTCCTGACCACGGACCTCGTGAACGAGTACTACGGCAAGCGCGGCGTGCGGCAGCTCACCTTCCTCGGCGTCGGCATGATCGCCTACGCCTTCCTCGTGCTCTTCGCGGCGCTGGCGATACCCGCCACGGACTTCTCGCCCGTCTCGGGCGCGGCCTTCAAGCAGGTCTTCGGCCAGTCGCTGTGGATCATCGTCGGCTCGCTCGCCGCCTTCGCGCTCAGCCAGCTCACCGACGTGCTCATCTTCCACGCCTTCCGCAAGCGCACGGGCGCGGGCCGGCTCTGGCTGCGCGCGACGGGCTCCACCGTCTTCTCGCAGCTCGTCGACACGATCGTGATCCTGGGCATCGCCTTCTACCTGCCCGGCAAGCTGAGCGGCCAGCAGTTCCTGAGCATCGCCGTGACGCAGTACCTCTACAAGTTCACGGTGGCCGTGCTGCTCACGCCGCTGATCTACGCCGGGCACAGCGCCGCCGAGCGCTTCCTCGGTCCCGACCTTGCCCACGAGATGGCCCAGGAGGCCGCGCAGCAGTCGGGCAGCGCCTAG